The Pochonia chlamydosporia 170 chromosome 1, whole genome shotgun sequence genome window below encodes:
- a CDS encoding isopropanol dehydrogenase (similar to Metarhizium acridum CQMa 102 XP_007807961.1), producing the protein MTSTDQQLPSTMKAIVLHGPGQSSVDTVPTPHPNPGSITIKVLHAMIHNNAKNIIKGSAAAGGFQFQQPYPHIPGGYGVGRVAAPGPDTTMPEFRRPGQLVIFDPFVRARDDGDVAILHGAFDGIDERTKKFTRDNWRDGCWAEYVRMPLENTWAVDENRLLGQLALKTEDLVFFGPLAVAYGGLRKINLTAGETIVVTPATGLFSGAVVAVARAMGATVIAVSRNAEKLAELENNHPGLKTIVAGKTENLTEAIAAHGSIDVVVDFSPPSATDSEYLGQAIGALRRYGRVCLMGGRGDATLPVPHAMMVFKDLTVRGSWMYERDHVRTLVKMVETGVLKLGKAAGLEVIASYPLEKMDGALDKGAEVGASKMVVLGPQ; encoded by the coding sequence ATGACTTCTACAGACCAACAACTTCCATCGACCATGAAAGCCATCGTGCTTCACGGTCCGGGCCAATCGTCCGTCGACACAGTGCCGACTCCTCACCCCAACCCAGGCAGTATCACCATTAAGGTCCTCCACGCAATGATACACAACAATGCCAAAAACATAATCAAAGGCAGTGCCGCTGCTGGAGGCTTCCAGTTTCAGCAACCATACCCCCATATCCCAGGTGGCTATGGTGTAGGTCGAGTTGCTGCCCCCGGACCCGATACTACGATGCCAGAGTTTCGTCGTCCTGGACAACTGGTCATCTTCGATCCGTTTGTGCGTGCCCGTGACGACGGGGACGTTGCCATTCTGCACGGTGCGTTTGACGGCATCGACGAGAGGACAAAGAAATTCACTCGTGATAACTGGCGAGACGGATGCTGGGCCGAGTATGTCCGTATGCCGTTGGAGAATACCTGGGCTGTGGATGAGAACCGTCTGCTGGGCCAACTTGCCTTGAAGACTGAGGATCTTGTATTCTTCGGTCCTCTGGCTGTTGCTTACGGGGGACTACGAAAAATCAACTTGACGGCCGGTGAGACCATTGTCGTCACTCCCGCTACGGGACTCTTCAGCGGTGCGGTGGTCGCCGTTGCTCGCGCAATGGGCGCTACCGTCATTGCCGTGAGTCGAAATGCTGAAAAGCTGGCTGAATTGGAGAACAATCACCCCGGCCTGAAGACTATTGTTGCAGGAAAGACGGAAAATCTCACCGAGGCTATTGCCGCACATGGTTCGATTGACGTTGTGGTGGATTTCAGTCCTCCTTCTGCGACTGACTCGGAGTATTTGGGACAGGCTATTGGTGCTCTGAGACGATATGGACGCGTGTGTCTCATGGGTGGACGGGGAGACGCCACGCTGCCTGTGCCGCATGCTATGATGGTGTTTAAGGATCTTACTGTGCGTGGATCTTGGATGTATGAGCGAGACCATGTGCGGACGTTGGTCAAGATGGTGGAAACCGGGGTGTTGAAGCTGGGTAAGGCGGCGGGGCTGGAGGTTATTGCTTCATACccgttggagaagatggacgGGGCGCTGGATAAGGGAGCTGAGGTTGGTGCTTCCAAGATGGTGGTTCTTGGGCCGCAGTAG